AGGTCGGCATACCATCGCCGGAGACACGACATCTTGAATACCCGCACCAGTTCAGCGGGGGGATGCAACAGCGGATCCTCATAGCGATAGCGCTTGCTTGCAAGCCCAAAGTGCTGCTGGCAGACGAGCCTACCACCGCACTGGACGTGACAGTCCAGGCCCAGGTGCTTGATCTTATGCGTGAGATCAACAAGGCCACCGGCACTGCGATCGTGCTCGTCACACACGACCTGGCGGTGGCTGCGGAGTTTTGCCGTGATCTGGCGGTCATGTACGCGGGTCAGATCGTGGAGCAGGGACCCATCGACGTGGTGCTCGACGAGCCCATGCATCCCTATACACGTGGGCTTCTGCGCTCCGTCCCGCGTCTCGGCGATAGAAAGCCGCTTATGCCGATCATGGGCGAGGTGCCAGACCTTGCCACCTTGGGGCCGGGCTGCAGCTTTGCCCCACGCTGCGAGATACGCACGGCGGGTTGCGACCTCTCGGCGCCCGAGCTTCTATCGGTCGGTGACGGCCGCCTCATCCGGTGCCACGCCTATGACAACTAGCGACGTTCACTCCGGTCCGTCGCCGTGGCTCGGCGGCAGCGCCAGCGGGCCGCCGGGTGCGGATCATCGCGCGACGGGCGGTCAACGAACACAAGCGCCCAAAGGTCTTGGCCCAACGGCTCGTCCAGGTGAGTCGCCGGAACCTCCACGCTACCTCTCAGCGTGCAAATCCCGCCCAGCGACGCCAGCCCCGCCCTCTGGGTAGGCCGAGTCTACGGCCTGTGGCGCGCGGCTTGCGGCGCGCCACGCATAATTTGCGTTCAGCCGTGAATCATAAGGATATGGCACAAGTTCCCAGGGCGAGAAG
Above is a genomic segment from Bacillota bacterium containing:
- a CDS encoding ABC transporter ATP-binding protein — protein: MAPGRATPGRAGEDGRIVLEVRDLSTVYPTDRGDVQAVRGVSLTIRHGDILAIVGESGCGKSATLLSMMRLVPHPGRVIGGSVVLDGRDLMEMPPRAMREVRGRDIAMVFQDPMTTLNPAFRVGDQIAESLRVHGLLPRFPTSLLRASRARERDMVVDLMKKVGIPSPETRHLEYPHQFSGGMQQRILIAIALACKPKVLLADEPTTALDVTVQAQVLDLMREINKATGTAIVLVTHDLAVAAEFCRDLAVMYAGQIVEQGPIDVVLDEPMHPYTRGLLRSVPRLGDRKPLMPIMGEVPDLATLGPGCSFAPRCEIRTAGCDLSAPELLSVGDGRLIRCHAYDN